Proteins from a single region of Seriola aureovittata isolate HTS-2021-v1 ecotype China chromosome 9, ASM2101889v1, whole genome shotgun sequence:
- the angptl7 gene encoding angiopoietin-related protein 7: protein MAKVNLCVVALGVTLLLLAETWAQNPKKRLAPAKPAKAQCCDEVRSLKVQVANLTSLLEEVSRKQETDLMSVVRQIMELDKQNRQQEARVTEAESKYSEINNRVEIMQLQTLHSAPQSSSDAIYDCASLYSKNYKISGEYKLPKDDFLGTPELSVFCDMDTNGGGWTLIQRRKVGLTSFNRDWKQYKSGFGSIRGDFWLGNDHIFRLTRQPTVLRIEMEDWEGQTRYAEYGFFTVGNELNSYKLFLANYSGSAGDSLRYHNNTNFSTINKDNDKCVDDCASLRKGGYWYNCCTDSNLNGVFYRYGEHTKNTDGITWYGWHGPNYSLKKVEMKVRPVGFQP from the exons ATGGCAAAGGTAAACTTGTGTGTAGTGGCTCTGGGGGTCACGCTGCTCCTATTAGCAGAGACATGGGCCCAGAATCCTAAGAAGAGACTGGCACCCGCAAAGCCGGCCAAGGCTCAGTGCTGCGACGAGGTGCGCTCTCTCAAGGTTCAGGTGGCCAATCTGACCAGCCTCCTCGAGGAGGTGAGTCGCAAGCAGGAGACAGACTTGATGAGCGTCGTGAGGCAAATAATGGAGCTGGACAAGCAGAACCGGCAGCAGGAAGCTCGGGTCACGGAGGCAGAGAGCAAGTACTCAGAGATCAACAACCGTGTGGAGATCATGCAGCTGCAAACCCTACACTCTGCCCCTCAGAGCTCATCAG aTGCCATATATGACTGTGCATCGCTCTACAGCAAGAACTACAAGATCTCTGGCGAGTACAAACTGCCTAAAGATGACTTCCTGGGAACACCTGAGCTGAGC GTCTTCTGCGATATGGATACGAATGGAGGAGGCTGGACTCTAATCCAAAGGCGCAAAGTCGGCCTGACATCATTCAACCGTGACTGGAAGCAGTACAAAAGTGGATTCGGATCCATCCGTGGAGACTTCTGGCTGGGCAACGACCACATCTTCCGCCTAACAAGGCAGCCCACTGTGCTCAGGATTGAGATGGAG GACTGGGAAGGACAGACACGCTACGCTGAGTACGGCTTTTTCACTGTGGGTAATGAGCTCAACAGCTACAAGCTCTTCCTTGCCAACTACAGCGGGAGCGCTGGCGATTCCCTGCGCTACCACAACAACACCAACTTCAGCACCATCAACAAGGACAATGACAAATGTGTGGACGACTGCGCTTCCCTGCGCAAAG GTGGTTACTGGTACAACTGCTGCACTGACTCAAACTTGAATGGCGTTTTTTACCGCTACGGTGAGCACACGAAGAACACAGATGGGATCACTTGGTACGGCTGGCACGGGCCCAACTACTCCCTCAAGAAAGTGGAGATGAAGGTCCGGCCTGTTGGTTTTCAACCATAA